A single region of the Anticarsia gemmatalis isolate Benzon Research Colony breed Stoneville strain chromosome 19, ilAntGemm2 primary, whole genome shotgun sequence genome encodes:
- the PKD gene encoding serine/threonine-protein kinase D3 isoform X3, whose translation MEDDVTFLFQLGVVRDAVSAPAHLLTLAHLKELAVKFVHDKIPDNGLNRLADRILLFRHDYCSPNVLQLINAASDVTDETLVEIVLTANPLICDSGPEAAPAPRPHALSVHSYKAPTFCDFCGEMLFGLVRQGLKCEGCGLNYHKRCAVKVPSNCMTPVTSAGGGAGARRVSAGTGGASGAGGAGGRSPSRGSTHSHASHDDSLMGIGKRSRSPSRAGSVSGAACSTLGALAIPHTFEVHSYTRPTVCRYCKKLLRGLFKQGLQCRDCHYNAHRKCIPFIPKDCGAEIRDPHSKCEYQDSSTGSELSESVRLPDDESDDGGNDAPDTTTIDGTEVQFRRPPGGDEDEPQRDTLPERSASRPSSANIPLMRIVQSVKHTKKREGQWLKEGWLVHFTNKDKTLKRHYWRLDSKSITLFTSDQGTKYYKEIPLNEILAIDTARQPHSGTDVMHCFEVRTANVDYLVGVEEAWAGGAPPPPDSGLGAYLARSWETAVRQALMPVTHHSAEARGAGPDAEPDGTEERVTDMAQLYQIYPDEVLGSGQFGIVYGGLHRRSKRPVAIKVIDKLRFPTKQEAQLKNEVAILQNLSHPGVVNLERMFETPERIFVVMEKLKGDMLEMILSHENGRLTERITKFLVAQILVALKHLHEKNIVHCDLKPENVLLSTDEEFPQVKLCDFGFARIIGEKSFRRSVVGTPAYLAPEVLRNKGYNRSLDMWSVGVIIYVSLSGTFPFNEDEDINEQIQNAAFMYPPTPWREISADAIDLINNLLQVKQRKRLSVDKSVAHAWLQTAEAWRDLRRLEARVGHRYLTHASDDARWDER comes from the exons ATGGAGGACGACGTGACGTTCCTGTTCCAGCTGGGCGTGGTGCGCGACGCGGTTTCTGCGCCCGCGCACCTGCTCACACTCGCACACCTCAAGGAGCTCGCCGTCAAATTCGTACACGACAAG ATCCCGGACAACGGTCTGAACCGGCTCGCGGACCGTATCCTGCTGTTCCGTCACGACTACTGCTCGCCGAACGTGCTGCAGCTCATCAACGCCGCCTCTGACGTCACCGATGAGACCCTCGTCGAGATCGTGCTCACTGCTAACC CACTAATATGCGACAGTGGTCCGGAGGCTGCGCCGGCGCCACGGCCGCACGCGCTCTCTGTGCACTCGTACAAGGCGCCCACCTTCTGCGACTTCTGCGGGGAGATGCTGTTCGGACTTGTACGGCAGGGACTTAAGTGTGAAG GATGTGGTTTGAACTATCACAAGCGGTGTGCAGTCAAAGTGCCGTCGAACTGCATGACGCCGGTGACGTCGGCGGGCGGGGGGGCGGGGGCGCGGCGCGTGTCGGCCGGCACGGGGGGGGCGAgtggcgcggggggcgcggggggcaGGTCCCCGTCGCGCGGCTCCACGCACAGCCACGCGTCGCACGATGACTCGCTG ATGGGTATCGGCAAGCGCAGCCGGTCCCCGTCCCGCGCGGGCTCGGTGTCGGGCGCGGCGTGCTCCACGCTGGGCGCGCTCGCCATCCCGCACACCTTCGAGGTGCACTCCTACACACGACCCACCGTCTGTCGGTACTGTAAGAAACTGCTCAGAGGATTGTTCAAACAg GGCCTACAATGTCGCGACTGTCACTACAACGCGCACAGAAAGTGCATCCCGTTCATCCCGAAGGACTGCGGCGCCGAGATACGGGACCCACACAGTAAGT GTGAATATCAAGACAGCAGTACGGGCAGCGAGCTCTCAGAGTCGGTGCGTCTGCCGGACGACGAGTCCGATGATGGAGGCAACGACGCGCCTGATACTACCACTATTGATGGCACCGAG GTGCAGTTCAGACGTCCCCCCGGTGGTGATGAAGACGAGCCGCAACGTGACACACTGCCGGAGCGCTCAGCCAGCAGGCCAAGCAG CGCCAACATCCCGCTCATGCGCATCGTGCAGTCCGTCAAGCACACTAAGAAGAGAGAGGGCCAGTGGCTCAAGGAGGGCTGGCTGGTACACTTCACTAATAAGGATAAAACT TTAAAACGTCACTATTGGCGGTTAGACAGCAAGTCTATCACTTTGTTCACGTCTGACCAAGGCACTAAGTACTACAAGGAGATACCACTCAACGAGATACTCGCTATTGACACCGCGAGACAACCACACTCTG GTACAGACGTGATGCACTGCTTCGAGGTCCGCACCGCGAACGTGGACTATCTAGTAGGGGTGGAGGAAGCGTGGGCGGGGGGAGCGCCTCCCCCTCCCGACTCCGGCCTGGGAGCATACCTCGCCAGGTCCTGGGAGACAGCAGTCAGGCAAGCGCTGATGCCCGTTACACACCATTCAG CCGaggcgcgcggcgcggggccCGACGCAGAGCCCGACGGCACCGAGGAGCGCGTCACCGACATGGCGCAGCTCTACCAGATATACCCCGACGAGGTACTGGGCTCAGGACAGTTTGGAATTGTGTATGGAGGACTGCATCGCCGTAGTAAGCGGCCCGTGGCGATTAAG GTGATAGACAAGCTCCGTTTCCCAACTAAACAAGAAGCGCAACTCAAGAACGAGGTGGCGATACTTCAGAACCTGTCCCACCCTGGCGTGGTGAACCTGGAGCGAATGTTCGAGACGCCGGAGAGGATCTTCGTCGTCATGGAGAAGCTGAAGGGAGATATGCTTGAGATGATCCTGTCGCATGAGAACGGGAGGCTTACTGAGAGGATTACCAAGTTTTTGGTGGCACAG ATCCTAGTAGCTCTAAAACACTTGCACGAAAAGAACATAGTCCACTGTGACTTGAAGCCGGAGAACGTGCTGCTCTCTACCGATGAGGAGTTCCCTCAGGTCAAGCTGTGTGACTTCGGCTTCGCCAGGATCATCGGGGAGAAGTCCTTCAGGAGATCTGTTGTTGGCACGCCGGCGTATCTTG CCCCGGAGGTACTCCGCAACAAGGGGTACAATCGTTCGCTGGACATGTGGTCGGTGGGCGTGATCATCTACGTGTCACTGTCGGGCACGTTCCCCTTCAACGAGGACGAGGACATCAACGAGCAGATACAGAACGCCGCCTTCATGTACCCGCCCACGCCCTGGAGGGAGATCTCCGCTGACG CGATCGACCTGATCAACAACCTGCTGCAAGTGAAGCAGCGCAAGCGGCTGTCGGTGGACAAGTCCGTGGCGCACGCGTGGCTGCAGACGGCCGAGGCGTGGCGCGACCTGCGCCGCCTGGAGGCGCGCGTGGGCCACCGCTACCTCACGCACGCCAGCGACGATGCGCGCTGGGACGAGCGCTGA
- the PKD gene encoding serine/threonine-protein kinase D3 isoform X1 → MEDDVTFLFQLGVVRDAVSAPAHLLTLAHLKELAVKFVHDKIPDNGLNRLADRILLFRHDYCSPNVLQLINAASDVTDETLVEIVLTANPLICDSGPEAAPAPRPHALSVHSYKAPTFCDFCGEMLFGLVRQGLKCEGCGLNYHKRCAVKVPSNCMTPVTSAGGGAGARRVSAGTGGASGAGGAGGRSPSRGSTHSHASHDDSLMGIGKRSRSPSRAGSVSGAACSTLGALAIPHTFEVHSYTRPTVCRYCKKLLRGLFKQGLQCRDCHYNAHRKCIPFIPKDCGAEIRDPHSKCEYQDSSTGSELSESVRLPDDESDDGGNDAPDTTTIDGTEVQFRRPPGGDEDEPQRDTLPERSASRPSSSSSSPSANIPLMRIVQSVKHTKKREGQWLKEGWLVHFTNKDKTLKRHYWRLDSKSITLFTSDQGTKYYKEIPLNEILAIDTARQPHSGTDVMHCFEVRTANVDYLVGVEEAWAGGAPPPPDSGLGAYLARSWETAVRQALMPVTHHSAEARGAGPDAEPDGTEERVTDMAQLYQIYPDEVLGSGQFGIVYGGLHRRSKRPVAIKVIDKLRFPTKQEAQLKNEVAILQNLSHPGVVNLERMFETPERIFVVMEKLKGDMLEMILSHENGRLTERITKFLVAQILVALKHLHEKNIVHCDLKPENVLLSTDEEFPQVKLCDFGFARIIGEKSFRRSVVGTPAYLAPEVLRNKGYNRSLDMWSVGVIIYVSLSGTFPFNEDEDINEQIQNAAFMYPPTPWREISADAIDLINNLLQVKQRKRLSVDKSVAHAWLQTAEAWRDLRRLEARVGHRYLTHASDDARWDER, encoded by the exons ATGGAGGACGACGTGACGTTCCTGTTCCAGCTGGGCGTGGTGCGCGACGCGGTTTCTGCGCCCGCGCACCTGCTCACACTCGCACACCTCAAGGAGCTCGCCGTCAAATTCGTACACGACAAG ATCCCGGACAACGGTCTGAACCGGCTCGCGGACCGTATCCTGCTGTTCCGTCACGACTACTGCTCGCCGAACGTGCTGCAGCTCATCAACGCCGCCTCTGACGTCACCGATGAGACCCTCGTCGAGATCGTGCTCACTGCTAACC CACTAATATGCGACAGTGGTCCGGAGGCTGCGCCGGCGCCACGGCCGCACGCGCTCTCTGTGCACTCGTACAAGGCGCCCACCTTCTGCGACTTCTGCGGGGAGATGCTGTTCGGACTTGTACGGCAGGGACTTAAGTGTGAAG GATGTGGTTTGAACTATCACAAGCGGTGTGCAGTCAAAGTGCCGTCGAACTGCATGACGCCGGTGACGTCGGCGGGCGGGGGGGCGGGGGCGCGGCGCGTGTCGGCCGGCACGGGGGGGGCGAgtggcgcggggggcgcggggggcaGGTCCCCGTCGCGCGGCTCCACGCACAGCCACGCGTCGCACGATGACTCGCTG ATGGGTATCGGCAAGCGCAGCCGGTCCCCGTCCCGCGCGGGCTCGGTGTCGGGCGCGGCGTGCTCCACGCTGGGCGCGCTCGCCATCCCGCACACCTTCGAGGTGCACTCCTACACACGACCCACCGTCTGTCGGTACTGTAAGAAACTGCTCAGAGGATTGTTCAAACAg GGCCTACAATGTCGCGACTGTCACTACAACGCGCACAGAAAGTGCATCCCGTTCATCCCGAAGGACTGCGGCGCCGAGATACGGGACCCACACAGTAAGT GTGAATATCAAGACAGCAGTACGGGCAGCGAGCTCTCAGAGTCGGTGCGTCTGCCGGACGACGAGTCCGATGATGGAGGCAACGACGCGCCTGATACTACCACTATTGATGGCACCGAG GTGCAGTTCAGACGTCCCCCCGGTGGTGATGAAGACGAGCCGCAACGTGACACACTGCCGGAGCGCTCAGCCAGCAGGCCAAGCAG CTCGTCGTCGTCGCCCAGCGCCAACATCCCGCTCATGCGCATCGTGCAGTCCGTCAAGCACACTAAGAAGAGAGAGGGCCAGTGGCTCAAGGAGGGCTGGCTGGTACACTTCACTAATAAGGATAAAACT TTAAAACGTCACTATTGGCGGTTAGACAGCAAGTCTATCACTTTGTTCACGTCTGACCAAGGCACTAAGTACTACAAGGAGATACCACTCAACGAGATACTCGCTATTGACACCGCGAGACAACCACACTCTG GTACAGACGTGATGCACTGCTTCGAGGTCCGCACCGCGAACGTGGACTATCTAGTAGGGGTGGAGGAAGCGTGGGCGGGGGGAGCGCCTCCCCCTCCCGACTCCGGCCTGGGAGCATACCTCGCCAGGTCCTGGGAGACAGCAGTCAGGCAAGCGCTGATGCCCGTTACACACCATTCAG CCGaggcgcgcggcgcggggccCGACGCAGAGCCCGACGGCACCGAGGAGCGCGTCACCGACATGGCGCAGCTCTACCAGATATACCCCGACGAGGTACTGGGCTCAGGACAGTTTGGAATTGTGTATGGAGGACTGCATCGCCGTAGTAAGCGGCCCGTGGCGATTAAG GTGATAGACAAGCTCCGTTTCCCAACTAAACAAGAAGCGCAACTCAAGAACGAGGTGGCGATACTTCAGAACCTGTCCCACCCTGGCGTGGTGAACCTGGAGCGAATGTTCGAGACGCCGGAGAGGATCTTCGTCGTCATGGAGAAGCTGAAGGGAGATATGCTTGAGATGATCCTGTCGCATGAGAACGGGAGGCTTACTGAGAGGATTACCAAGTTTTTGGTGGCACAG ATCCTAGTAGCTCTAAAACACTTGCACGAAAAGAACATAGTCCACTGTGACTTGAAGCCGGAGAACGTGCTGCTCTCTACCGATGAGGAGTTCCCTCAGGTCAAGCTGTGTGACTTCGGCTTCGCCAGGATCATCGGGGAGAAGTCCTTCAGGAGATCTGTTGTTGGCACGCCGGCGTATCTTG CCCCGGAGGTACTCCGCAACAAGGGGTACAATCGTTCGCTGGACATGTGGTCGGTGGGCGTGATCATCTACGTGTCACTGTCGGGCACGTTCCCCTTCAACGAGGACGAGGACATCAACGAGCAGATACAGAACGCCGCCTTCATGTACCCGCCCACGCCCTGGAGGGAGATCTCCGCTGACG CGATCGACCTGATCAACAACCTGCTGCAAGTGAAGCAGCGCAAGCGGCTGTCGGTGGACAAGTCCGTGGCGCACGCGTGGCTGCAGACGGCCGAGGCGTGGCGCGACCTGCGCCGCCTGGAGGCGCGCGTGGGCCACCGCTACCTCACGCACGCCAGCGACGATGCGCGCTGGGACGAGCGCTGA
- the PKD gene encoding serine/threonine-protein kinase D3 isoform X2 has product MEDDVTFLFQLGVVRDAVSAPAHLLTLAHLKELAVKFVHDKIPDNGLNRLADRILLFRHDYCSPNVLQLINAASDVTDETLVEIVLTANPLICDSGPEAAPAPRPHALSVHSYKAPTFCDFCGEMLFGLVRQGLKCEGCGLNYHKRCAVKVPSNCMTPVTSAGGGAGARRVSAGTGGASGAGGAGGRSPSRGSTHSHASHDDSLMGIGKRSRSPSRAGSVSGAACSTLGALAIPHTFEVHSYTRPTVCRYCKKLLRGLFKQGLQCRDCHYNAHRKCIPFIPKDCGAEIRDPHSEYQDSSTGSELSESVRLPDDESDDGGNDAPDTTTIDGTEVQFRRPPGGDEDEPQRDTLPERSASRPSSSSSSPSANIPLMRIVQSVKHTKKREGQWLKEGWLVHFTNKDKTLKRHYWRLDSKSITLFTSDQGTKYYKEIPLNEILAIDTARQPHSGTDVMHCFEVRTANVDYLVGVEEAWAGGAPPPPDSGLGAYLARSWETAVRQALMPVTHHSAEARGAGPDAEPDGTEERVTDMAQLYQIYPDEVLGSGQFGIVYGGLHRRSKRPVAIKVIDKLRFPTKQEAQLKNEVAILQNLSHPGVVNLERMFETPERIFVVMEKLKGDMLEMILSHENGRLTERITKFLVAQILVALKHLHEKNIVHCDLKPENVLLSTDEEFPQVKLCDFGFARIIGEKSFRRSVVGTPAYLAPEVLRNKGYNRSLDMWSVGVIIYVSLSGTFPFNEDEDINEQIQNAAFMYPPTPWREISADAIDLINNLLQVKQRKRLSVDKSVAHAWLQTAEAWRDLRRLEARVGHRYLTHASDDARWDER; this is encoded by the exons ATGGAGGACGACGTGACGTTCCTGTTCCAGCTGGGCGTGGTGCGCGACGCGGTTTCTGCGCCCGCGCACCTGCTCACACTCGCACACCTCAAGGAGCTCGCCGTCAAATTCGTACACGACAAG ATCCCGGACAACGGTCTGAACCGGCTCGCGGACCGTATCCTGCTGTTCCGTCACGACTACTGCTCGCCGAACGTGCTGCAGCTCATCAACGCCGCCTCTGACGTCACCGATGAGACCCTCGTCGAGATCGTGCTCACTGCTAACC CACTAATATGCGACAGTGGTCCGGAGGCTGCGCCGGCGCCACGGCCGCACGCGCTCTCTGTGCACTCGTACAAGGCGCCCACCTTCTGCGACTTCTGCGGGGAGATGCTGTTCGGACTTGTACGGCAGGGACTTAAGTGTGAAG GATGTGGTTTGAACTATCACAAGCGGTGTGCAGTCAAAGTGCCGTCGAACTGCATGACGCCGGTGACGTCGGCGGGCGGGGGGGCGGGGGCGCGGCGCGTGTCGGCCGGCACGGGGGGGGCGAgtggcgcggggggcgcggggggcaGGTCCCCGTCGCGCGGCTCCACGCACAGCCACGCGTCGCACGATGACTCGCTG ATGGGTATCGGCAAGCGCAGCCGGTCCCCGTCCCGCGCGGGCTCGGTGTCGGGCGCGGCGTGCTCCACGCTGGGCGCGCTCGCCATCCCGCACACCTTCGAGGTGCACTCCTACACACGACCCACCGTCTGTCGGTACTGTAAGAAACTGCTCAGAGGATTGTTCAAACAg GGCCTACAATGTCGCGACTGTCACTACAACGCGCACAGAAAGTGCATCCCGTTCATCCCGAAGGACTGCGGCGCCGAGATACGGGACCCACACA GTGAATATCAAGACAGCAGTACGGGCAGCGAGCTCTCAGAGTCGGTGCGTCTGCCGGACGACGAGTCCGATGATGGAGGCAACGACGCGCCTGATACTACCACTATTGATGGCACCGAG GTGCAGTTCAGACGTCCCCCCGGTGGTGATGAAGACGAGCCGCAACGTGACACACTGCCGGAGCGCTCAGCCAGCAGGCCAAGCAG CTCGTCGTCGTCGCCCAGCGCCAACATCCCGCTCATGCGCATCGTGCAGTCCGTCAAGCACACTAAGAAGAGAGAGGGCCAGTGGCTCAAGGAGGGCTGGCTGGTACACTTCACTAATAAGGATAAAACT TTAAAACGTCACTATTGGCGGTTAGACAGCAAGTCTATCACTTTGTTCACGTCTGACCAAGGCACTAAGTACTACAAGGAGATACCACTCAACGAGATACTCGCTATTGACACCGCGAGACAACCACACTCTG GTACAGACGTGATGCACTGCTTCGAGGTCCGCACCGCGAACGTGGACTATCTAGTAGGGGTGGAGGAAGCGTGGGCGGGGGGAGCGCCTCCCCCTCCCGACTCCGGCCTGGGAGCATACCTCGCCAGGTCCTGGGAGACAGCAGTCAGGCAAGCGCTGATGCCCGTTACACACCATTCAG CCGaggcgcgcggcgcggggccCGACGCAGAGCCCGACGGCACCGAGGAGCGCGTCACCGACATGGCGCAGCTCTACCAGATATACCCCGACGAGGTACTGGGCTCAGGACAGTTTGGAATTGTGTATGGAGGACTGCATCGCCGTAGTAAGCGGCCCGTGGCGATTAAG GTGATAGACAAGCTCCGTTTCCCAACTAAACAAGAAGCGCAACTCAAGAACGAGGTGGCGATACTTCAGAACCTGTCCCACCCTGGCGTGGTGAACCTGGAGCGAATGTTCGAGACGCCGGAGAGGATCTTCGTCGTCATGGAGAAGCTGAAGGGAGATATGCTTGAGATGATCCTGTCGCATGAGAACGGGAGGCTTACTGAGAGGATTACCAAGTTTTTGGTGGCACAG ATCCTAGTAGCTCTAAAACACTTGCACGAAAAGAACATAGTCCACTGTGACTTGAAGCCGGAGAACGTGCTGCTCTCTACCGATGAGGAGTTCCCTCAGGTCAAGCTGTGTGACTTCGGCTTCGCCAGGATCATCGGGGAGAAGTCCTTCAGGAGATCTGTTGTTGGCACGCCGGCGTATCTTG CCCCGGAGGTACTCCGCAACAAGGGGTACAATCGTTCGCTGGACATGTGGTCGGTGGGCGTGATCATCTACGTGTCACTGTCGGGCACGTTCCCCTTCAACGAGGACGAGGACATCAACGAGCAGATACAGAACGCCGCCTTCATGTACCCGCCCACGCCCTGGAGGGAGATCTCCGCTGACG CGATCGACCTGATCAACAACCTGCTGCAAGTGAAGCAGCGCAAGCGGCTGTCGGTGGACAAGTCCGTGGCGCACGCGTGGCTGCAGACGGCCGAGGCGTGGCGCGACCTGCGCCGCCTGGAGGCGCGCGTGGGCCACCGCTACCTCACGCACGCCAGCGACGATGCGCGCTGGGACGAGCGCTGA